In the Oryzias latipes chromosome 23, ASM223467v1 genome, one interval contains:
- the LOC101157582 gene encoding tetraspanin-6 isoform X2, with amino-acid sequence MHHLSSSAVNLTSPLLLFLTWSCSSSCSPSLGALNSINHTPLCTLLCFYFRRRSDMAACRSYLRGLSICVTVLLLVSGVVLIGVGFSTIDGNIPVSELFEQLSTSDGLLVLQVFGPITVVLAVLGICAAAADYKPLLLVFSALIFIEFVAVMVLASPLVQVQSQLDSAVDEVFLKATPLHAADDYIQSELKKLQASDSCCGLRSFEDWGNPLPVSCLCTPDRDWSSHPANSSLDESCVMMDADLSPPLPHTSDALWVHAKITAIILCLSLGLENYWKKPAVEMTIDDFNRVKYQPKPSLT; translated from the exons ATGCACCATCTCTCCTCATCAGCCGTGAACCTCACCTCtcctcttctcctcttcctAACTTGGTCATGTTCTTCATCCTGCAGCCCGTCGCTGGGAGCTTTAAACAGCATCAATCACACGCCGCTCTGCACATTACTCTGTTTCTATTTCAGACGGCGCTCGGACATGGCTGCATGCAGGAGCTACTTGCGTGGACTCTCCATTTGTGTCACGGTGCTGCTGCTG GTCTCTGGCGTGGTGTTGATTGGAGTTGGGTTTTCCACCATCGATGGAAACATACCAGTATCAGAG TTGTTTGAGCAGTTATCCACCAGTGACGGTTTACTGGTGCTGCAGGTGTTTGGACCAATCACAGTGGTTCTGGCTGTTTTAGGcatctgtgctgctgctgcagactaCAAACCACTGCTGCTGGTG ttttctgcTCTCATCTTCATAGAGTTTGTGGCTGTGATGGTTTTGGCTTCACCGCTGGTTCAAGTTCAAAGTCAG TTGGACAGTGCGGTGGATGAGGTGTTTCTGAAGGCCACGCCCCTCCATGCTGCTGACGATTACATCCAGAGCGAACTAAAGAAACTCCAGGCCTCG GACTCCTGTTGTGGTTTGAGAAGCTTTGAGGACTGGGGGAATCCGCTTCCCGTCTCGTGTTTGTGCACACCTGACCGTGATTGGAG CTCCCATCCTGCCAACTCCAGTTTGGATGAGTCTTgtgtcatgatggacgccgacCTTTCCCCGCCACTCCCACACACCTCAGATGCATTGTGGGTGCATGCAAAa ATAACTGCCATTATTCTGTGTCTAAGTCTGGGTCTGGAAAACTACTGGAAGAAGCCGGCGGTAGAGATGACAATCGACGACTTCAACCGAGTGAAATACCAACCCAAACCCTCCCTtacctga
- the LOC101157582 gene encoding tetraspanin-3 isoform X3 has product MAACRSYLRGLSICVTVLLLVSGVVLIGVGFSTIDGNIPVSELFEQLSTSDGLLVLQVFGPITVVLAVLGICAAAADYKPLLLVFSALIFIEFVAVMVLASPLVQVQSQLDSAVDEVFLKATPLHAADDYIQSELKKLQASDSCCGLRSFEDWGNPLPVSCLCTPDRDWSSHPANSSLDESCVMMDADLSPPLPHTSDALWVHAKPCGAVLKSHLSFPIKLRIGIISAFATITITAIILCLSLGLENYWKKPAVEMTIDDFNRVKYQPKPSLT; this is encoded by the exons ATGGCTGCATGCAGGAGCTACTTGCGTGGACTCTCCATTTGTGTCACGGTGCTGCTGCTG GTCTCTGGCGTGGTGTTGATTGGAGTTGGGTTTTCCACCATCGATGGAAACATACCAGTATCAGAG TTGTTTGAGCAGTTATCCACCAGTGACGGTTTACTGGTGCTGCAGGTGTTTGGACCAATCACAGTGGTTCTGGCTGTTTTAGGcatctgtgctgctgctgcagactaCAAACCACTGCTGCTGGTG ttttctgcTCTCATCTTCATAGAGTTTGTGGCTGTGATGGTTTTGGCTTCACCGCTGGTTCAAGTTCAAAGTCAG TTGGACAGTGCGGTGGATGAGGTGTTTCTGAAGGCCACGCCCCTCCATGCTGCTGACGATTACATCCAGAGCGAACTAAAGAAACTCCAGGCCTCG GACTCCTGTTGTGGTTTGAGAAGCTTTGAGGACTGGGGGAATCCGCTTCCCGTCTCGTGTTTGTGCACACCTGACCGTGATTGGAG CTCCCATCCTGCCAACTCCAGTTTGGATGAGTCTTgtgtcatgatggacgccgacCTTTCCCCGCCACTCCCACACACCTCAGATGCATTGTGGGTGCATGCAAAa CCCTGCGGAGCCGTCCTGAAGAGCCATCTCTCGTTTCCCATCAAGCTCAGAATCGGAATCATTTCTGCTTTTGCTACAATTACG ATAACTGCCATTATTCTGTGTCTAAGTCTGGGTCTGGAAAACTACTGGAAGAAGCCGGCGGTAGAGATGACAATCGACGACTTCAACCGAGTGAAATACCAACCCAAACCCTCCCTtacctga
- the LOC101157582 gene encoding tetraspanin-3 isoform X1 has translation MHHLSSSAVNLTSPLLLFLTWSCSSSCSPSLGALNSINHTPLCTLLCFYFRRRSDMAACRSYLRGLSICVTVLLLVSGVVLIGVGFSTIDGNIPVSELFEQLSTSDGLLVLQVFGPITVVLAVLGICAAAADYKPLLLVFSALIFIEFVAVMVLASPLVQVQSQLDSAVDEVFLKATPLHAADDYIQSELKKLQASDSCCGLRSFEDWGNPLPVSCLCTPDRDWSSHPANSSLDESCVMMDADLSPPLPHTSDALWVHAKPCGAVLKSHLSFPIKLRIGIISAFATITITAIILCLSLGLENYWKKPAVEMTIDDFNRVKYQPKPSLT, from the exons ATGCACCATCTCTCCTCATCAGCCGTGAACCTCACCTCtcctcttctcctcttcctAACTTGGTCATGTTCTTCATCCTGCAGCCCGTCGCTGGGAGCTTTAAACAGCATCAATCACACGCCGCTCTGCACATTACTCTGTTTCTATTTCAGACGGCGCTCGGACATGGCTGCATGCAGGAGCTACTTGCGTGGACTCTCCATTTGTGTCACGGTGCTGCTGCTG GTCTCTGGCGTGGTGTTGATTGGAGTTGGGTTTTCCACCATCGATGGAAACATACCAGTATCAGAG TTGTTTGAGCAGTTATCCACCAGTGACGGTTTACTGGTGCTGCAGGTGTTTGGACCAATCACAGTGGTTCTGGCTGTTTTAGGcatctgtgctgctgctgcagactaCAAACCACTGCTGCTGGTG ttttctgcTCTCATCTTCATAGAGTTTGTGGCTGTGATGGTTTTGGCTTCACCGCTGGTTCAAGTTCAAAGTCAG TTGGACAGTGCGGTGGATGAGGTGTTTCTGAAGGCCACGCCCCTCCATGCTGCTGACGATTACATCCAGAGCGAACTAAAGAAACTCCAGGCCTCG GACTCCTGTTGTGGTTTGAGAAGCTTTGAGGACTGGGGGAATCCGCTTCCCGTCTCGTGTTTGTGCACACCTGACCGTGATTGGAG CTCCCATCCTGCCAACTCCAGTTTGGATGAGTCTTgtgtcatgatggacgccgacCTTTCCCCGCCACTCCCACACACCTCAGATGCATTGTGGGTGCATGCAAAa CCCTGCGGAGCCGTCCTGAAGAGCCATCTCTCGTTTCCCATCAAGCTCAGAATCGGAATCATTTCTGCTTTTGCTACAATTACG ATAACTGCCATTATTCTGTGTCTAAGTCTGGGTCTGGAAAACTACTGGAAGAAGCCGGCGGTAGAGATGACAATCGACGACTTCAACCGAGTGAAATACCAACCCAAACCCTCCCTtacctga